In one window of Juglans regia cultivar Chandler chromosome 3, Walnut 2.0, whole genome shotgun sequence DNA:
- the LOC108985695 gene encoding replication protein A 14 kDa subunit B-like, whose translation MDTSNPAVFVNAELLRLYVGRRVRAVIQVLRSDGGVVMGKSTDENQIVVKGSPPAPLSKFVEVVGIADSEKSIIVEVWSNFGDSFDTHTYNQLCQLANGEFKHLFL comes from the exons ATGGATACCTCAAACCCTGCAGTTTTTGTCAACGCAGAGCTGCTGCGATTGTATGTCGGTCGTAGGGTGCGGGCAGTGATACAGGTTTTGCGATCTGATGGTGGAGTTGTTATGGGAAAATCTACCGATGAGAATCAGATAGTTGTCAAAGGCTCTCCGCCTGCTCCCCTCTCAAAATTTGTTGAGGTTGTTGGTATCGCTGACAGTGAAAAATCCATCATTGTGGAAGTATGGAGCAACTTTGGTGATTCATTTG ACACGCATACATACAATCAGCTGTGTCAGCTTGCAAATGGGGAATTTAAACACTTGTTCCTCTGA
- the LOC109019191 gene encoding uncharacterized protein LOC109019191, with amino-acid sequence MASPEAIDGVTEATSEEIYGATEASDSTFPAVDTDKELNPGTDKNSEVDPTSHDVATSLETKRRVEEKKKEAKKKKDGLQTLKTTILVSVVVVAVAGTVFAVTKKLREK; translated from the exons ATGGCAAGCCCGGAGGCAATTGATGGAGTTACAGAAGCAACCTCTGAGGAAATATATGGAGCTACAGAGGCCTCTGATTCGACATTTCCGGCGGTCGATACTGACAAAGAATTGAATCCCGGGACGGACAAGAATTCCGAAGTTGATCCCACATCGCATGACGTGGCTACCTCGTTGGAGACGAAG CGACgagttgaagaaaagaaaaaggaagcgaagaagaagaaggatgggttGCAAACCCTCAAAACAACCATTCTAGTGTCGGTGGTGGTCGTGGCTGTGGCAGGGACGGTCTTTGCTGTAACcaagaaattgagagagaaatga
- the LOC109019193 gene encoding signal recognition particle 54 kDa protein, chloroplastic-like, with translation MEAVQFSTVASRQFSAASHSFSTNTKSWSRGVSTDARKPSRLRSSWTRSNGPVSLSSRNLFAREVWGWVNSKSVILGRGMRGVVVRAEMFGQLTSGLEAAWNKLKGEEVLTKENIVEPMRDIRRALLEADVSLPVVRRFVQTVSEQAVGVGLIRGVKPDQQLVKIVHDELVKLMGGEVSELVFAKSGPTVILLAGLQGVGKTTVCAKLAYYLKKQGKSCMLVAGDVYRPAAIDQLVILGEQVDVPVYAAGTDVKPSVIAKQGLEEAKKKNIDVVIMDTAGRLQIDKAMMDELKEVKRALNPTEVLLVVDAMTGQEAAALVTSFNLEIGITGAILTKLDGDSRGGAALSVKEVSGKPVKLVGRGERMEDLEPFYPDRMAGRILGMGDVLSFVEKAQEVMRQEDAEELQKKIMSAKFDFNDFVKQTRAVARMGSVTRVLGMIPGMGKVTPAQIREAEKNLKIMEAMIEAMTPEEREKPELLAESPARRKRIARDSGKTEQQVSQVVAQLFQMRVRMKNLMGVMEGGSIPTLSNLEEALKTEQKGPAGTARRKKRSESRRQFIDSASTRPSPRGFGAGN, from the exons ATGGAGGCCGTGCAATTCTCAACTGTAGCTTCCCGCCAGTTCTCTGCAGCTTCTCACTCCTTCTCGACCAACACAAAAAGCTGGAGCCGCGGCGTTTCGACCGACGCGAGGAAACCGAGTCGACTTCGCTCGTCTTGGACCCGTTCTAACGGTCCCGTCTCACTCTCTTCCAGGAACTTGTTTGCT AGAGAGGTATGGGGCTGGGTGAACTCCAAGAGTGTTATTCTGGGAAGAGGCATGCGCGGTGTTGTTGTGAGAGCTGAGATGTTTGGGCAACTCACGAGCGGTCTTGAGGCGGCCTGGAATAAACTGAAAGGAGAAG AGGTTTTGACCAAGGAAAATATAGTGGAGCCCATGCGAGATATTAGAAGAGCTCTTTTGGAAGCAGAT GTAAGCCTTCCCGTTGTAAGACGGTTTGTTCAAACTGTCAGTGAGCAAGCTGTTGGTGTTGGGCTGATTCGAGGTGTGAAACCAGATCAGCAGCTGGTTAAG ATTGTACATGATGAGCTTGTGAAGTTGATGGGTGGGGAGGTATCCGAACTAGTTTTTGCAAAATCCGGTCCCACTGTAATTTTATTAGCCGGTCTACAGGGGGTTGGAAAAACAACAGTGTGTGCAAAATTGGCTTATTATCTCAAGAAACAG GGGAAGAGTTGCATGCTGGTTGCTGGGGATGTGTACAGACCAGCTGCTATTGACCAACTTGTTATTTTGGGTGAACAG GTGGATGTGCCTGTTTATGCAGCAGGGACTGATGTTAAACCTTCAGTAATAGCCAAGCAAGGTTTAGAAGaggccaaaaagaaaaacatagatGTAGTCATAATGGATACTGCTGGGAGGCTTCAG ATAGACAAAGCGATGATGGATGAGTTGAAAGAAGTGAAGAGGGCATTGAATCCCACGGAAGTTTTGCTTGTTGTTGATGCAATGACGGGACAAGAAGCTGCAG CCTTGGTGACCTCATTTAATCTAGAGATTGGGATAACAGGAGCCATTTTGACAAAGCTGGATGGGGATTCTAGAGGTGGAGCAGCTTTGAGTGTTAAAGAG GTATCAGGAAAGCCAGTCAAGCTTGTAGGGCGGGGAGAACGTATGGAGGACCTTGAACCTTTCTACCCTGACCGAATGGCAGGACGTATCTTAGGAATGGGAGACGTCCTCTCCTTTGTTGAAAAGGCACAAGAAGTT ATGCGACAAGAAGATGCTGAAGAACTGCAAAAGAAGATAATGAGTGCAAAGTTTGACTTCAACGATTTCGTAAAGCAAACTCGAGCTGTTGCACGTATGGGCTCTGTGACTCGTGTTCTAGGAATGATCCCTGGTATGGGGAAG GTTACTCCTGCACAAATTCGTGAAGCAGAGAAGAATTTAAAGATAATGGAAGCAATGATTGAAGCAATGACCCCTG AGGAAAGGGAGAAGCCAGAATTATTGGCAGAATCTCCAGCCCGGAGGAAAAGAATTGCTCGAGATTCTGGGAAAACAGAGCAGCAG GTGAGCCAAGTTGTCGCTCAACTCTTCCAAATGCGCGTTCGAATGAAGAATTTGATGGGTGTAATGGAAGGTGGATCCATTCCTACACTGAGCAATCTTGAGGAGGCGCTCAAAACTGAACAAAAG GGTCCTGCTGGTACTGCAAGGAGAAAGAAGAGATCGGAATCAAGGAGGCAGTTCATAGACTCGGCATCAACAAGGCCAAGTCCTCGTGGTTTTGGGGCAGGGAACTAA